One region of Anaeromyxobacter paludicola genomic DNA includes:
- a CDS encoding AMP-dependent synthetase/ligase, whose product MIARDELMTGITRPKNLVSLFEAQAARKGDAAACRFKRDGEWRDLSWREMARRARDVADGLAALGVRPGDRVALLGETRAEWILADLGTMGAGAIAVPIYQSNRPHECQYILENSGARFIFCDGEAQAQKIREIRDRLPGLEGVVVFEGQPSGGAEHLLADVERAGAEWRRANAGAHEARLARIGLEDPACFIYTSGTTGNPKGVVLTHGNWVYEAEAVAQIGLLNGQDVVLLFLPMAHSFAKVIEAVWFSEGFTVAFTESIERLMDNAHEARPTVMPAVPRIFEKAFDTVVAKGLATPGIKGRLFRLALESYEKYAAARERGQEESSLGLTVARRLVFPKLRAQLAERFGGRMRLFVSGGAPLSPKINLFFELCGLTILEGYGLTETSAGTCVNRPGRNRIGTVGPPIPGTEVRIADDGEILFRGGGVMKEYFQNPAATAEAIRDGWFYTGDIGQLDPDGCLRITDRKKDIIVTAGGKNVAPQNLENDLKTDPLISQVMVHGDRRKFLSALVTLNEENVRRWAAENGVGIGPAGLSQDPRVRARIQQAVDALNAKQASYSTVKKFAILPKDFTQESGELTPTLKVKRKFCTEKYRQILDSFYVE is encoded by the coding sequence ATGATCGCGCGAGACGAGCTGATGACCGGCATCACGCGGCCGAAGAACCTGGTGTCGCTGTTCGAGGCGCAGGCCGCCCGCAAGGGCGACGCGGCGGCCTGCCGCTTCAAGCGCGACGGCGAGTGGCGCGACCTCTCCTGGCGCGAGATGGCGCGCCGCGCCCGCGACGTGGCGGACGGCCTGGCCGCGCTCGGCGTCCGCCCTGGCGACCGGGTGGCGCTCCTCGGCGAGACCCGGGCCGAGTGGATCCTGGCCGACCTCGGCACGATGGGCGCCGGCGCCATCGCGGTGCCGATCTACCAGTCGAACCGGCCGCACGAGTGCCAGTACATCCTCGAGAACTCCGGCGCGCGCTTCATCTTCTGCGACGGCGAGGCGCAGGCGCAGAAGATCCGGGAGATCCGCGACCGGCTGCCGGGCCTGGAGGGCGTGGTCGTCTTCGAGGGGCAGCCGTCCGGCGGCGCGGAGCACCTGCTCGCCGACGTCGAGCGGGCCGGGGCGGAGTGGCGGCGCGCCAACGCCGGCGCGCACGAGGCCCGGCTGGCGCGGATCGGCCTCGAGGATCCGGCCTGCTTCATCTACACCTCCGGCACCACCGGCAACCCCAAGGGCGTCGTCCTCACCCACGGCAACTGGGTCTACGAGGCCGAGGCGGTGGCGCAGATCGGGCTCCTCAACGGCCAGGACGTGGTGCTGCTGTTCCTGCCGATGGCCCACTCCTTCGCCAAGGTGATCGAGGCGGTCTGGTTCTCGGAGGGGTTCACCGTCGCCTTCACCGAGTCGATCGAGCGGCTCATGGACAACGCCCACGAGGCGCGGCCCACGGTGATGCCGGCCGTGCCGCGCATCTTCGAGAAGGCGTTCGACACGGTGGTGGCGAAGGGGCTCGCCACCCCTGGGATCAAGGGCCGCCTCTTCCGGCTCGCCCTCGAGAGCTACGAGAAGTACGCCGCCGCGCGGGAGCGCGGCCAGGAGGAGAGCTCCCTCGGCCTCACGGTGGCGCGGCGGCTCGTCTTCCCGAAGCTCCGGGCGCAGCTCGCCGAGCGCTTCGGCGGGCGGATGCGGCTCTTCGTGTCGGGCGGCGCGCCGCTCTCCCCCAAGATCAACCTCTTCTTCGAGCTGTGCGGGCTCACCATCCTCGAGGGCTACGGCCTCACCGAGACCAGCGCGGGCACCTGCGTCAACCGCCCCGGCCGGAACCGGATCGGCACCGTCGGCCCGCCCATCCCAGGGACCGAGGTGCGCATCGCCGACGACGGCGAGATCCTGTTCCGCGGCGGCGGCGTGATGAAGGAGTACTTCCAGAACCCGGCGGCGACCGCCGAGGCGATCCGCGACGGCTGGTTCTACACCGGCGACATCGGCCAGCTCGACCCCGACGGCTGCCTGCGGATCACCGACCGGAAGAAGGACATCATCGTCACCGCCGGCGGGAAGAACGTCGCGCCGCAGAACCTCGAGAACGACCTCAAGACCGACCCGCTCATCTCGCAGGTGATGGTCCACGGCGACCGCCGCAAGTTCCTCTCGGCGCTCGTGACGCTCAACGAGGAGAACGTCCGCAGGTGGGCGGCCGAGAACGGCGTCGGCATCGGTCCGGCAGGGCTCTCGCAGGATCCCCGGGTGCGGGCGCGCATCCAGCAGGCGGTGGACGCGCTCAACGCCAAGCAGGCGAGCTACTCCACGGTGAAGAAGTTCGCCATCCTGCCGAAGGACTTCACGCAGGAGTCGGGCGAGCTCACGCCCACCCTCAAGGTGAAGCGGAAGTTCTGCACCGAGAAGTACCGGCAGATCCTCGACAGCTTCTACGTCGAGTGA
- a CDS encoding cyclic nucleotide-binding domain-containing protein, whose amino-acid sequence MTVLESLRRCLLFKDFTDTGLQIFAAVARERAVPAGTPLFVEGMVGESLFIVRSGTVRLAHKVSGAERPLGTAGAGDHLGALSLLAPSHRACSAVAESACELLELQQADFARLGPQKPQACLKLALAIAADLARRMADAREPLREALERPPRG is encoded by the coding sequence ATGACCGTGCTCGAGTCGCTCCGGCGCTGCCTGCTCTTCAAGGACTTCACCGACACCGGCCTGCAGATCTTCGCCGCCGTGGCCCGGGAGCGCGCGGTCCCGGCCGGCACGCCGCTCTTCGTGGAGGGGATGGTGGGAGAGTCCCTCTTCATCGTCCGCTCGGGCACGGTGCGGCTCGCCCACAAGGTGTCCGGGGCGGAGCGGCCGCTCGGGACGGCGGGCGCCGGGGACCACCTCGGCGCGCTCTCGCTCCTCGCCCCCTCGCACCGGGCCTGCTCCGCCGTGGCCGAGTCCGCCTGCGAGCTCCTCGAGCTGCAGCAGGCCGACTTCGCCCGGCTCGGGCCGCAGAAGCCCCAGGCCTGCCTCAAGCTCGCGCTCGCCATCGCCGCCGATCTGGCGCGTCGGATGGCCGACGCCCGGGAGCCGCTGCGCGAGGCGCTGGAGCGCCCGCCGCGCGGCTGA
- a CDS encoding tetratricopeptide repeat protein, with protein sequence MRTHPLLLALALAVAPPARGAEAAMQSPELEQLLSKADAAYQVRDEPGKLDEVRAALEHAAKLAPGDYAVLWRQARLYFWLSDDPKLPNEQKSELGKRAWELGDRASAVNPKGVEGWFFAAGGIGNYSLGIGIVKALTQGVEGKFKERLGAAEKLDPGFMHGAIENAWGRFYFKLPWPKHDAAQSERHLRKALKLNPHNVRARVYLAELYEDENHPKEARQLLEQAVAERPGSYDAPEERRSQELARAAISRMK encoded by the coding sequence ATGCGCACCCACCCGTTGCTGCTCGCCCTGGCCCTCGCCGTCGCCCCTCCGGCCCGGGGAGCGGAGGCCGCCATGCAGAGCCCCGAGCTGGAACAGCTGCTCTCGAAGGCCGACGCCGCCTACCAGGTCCGCGACGAGCCCGGCAAGCTCGACGAGGTCCGCGCCGCCCTGGAGCACGCGGCGAAGCTCGCGCCCGGCGACTACGCCGTGCTCTGGCGCCAGGCCCGGCTCTACTTCTGGCTCTCCGACGATCCGAAGCTGCCGAACGAGCAGAAGAGCGAGCTCGGCAAGCGCGCCTGGGAGCTGGGCGATCGGGCGAGCGCCGTGAACCCCAAGGGCGTGGAGGGCTGGTTCTTCGCCGCCGGAGGCATCGGCAACTACTCGCTCGGCATCGGCATCGTGAAGGCGCTCACGCAGGGCGTCGAGGGCAAGTTCAAGGAGCGGCTCGGGGCGGCGGAGAAGCTCGATCCCGGCTTCATGCACGGCGCCATCGAGAACGCCTGGGGGCGCTTCTATTTCAAGCTGCCCTGGCCCAAGCACGACGCCGCCCAGTCGGAGCGCCACCTTCGGAAAGCGCTGAAGCTGAACCCCCATAACGTGCGGGCTCGCGTCTATCTGGCGGAGCTATACGAGGACGAGAACCATCCGAAGGAAGCGCGGCAGCTCCTGGAGCAGGCGGTGGCGGAGAGGCCGGGGAGCTACGACGCCCCGGAGGAGCGGCGCTCGCAGGAGCTGGCGCGCGCCGCGATCTCCCGGATGAAGTGA
- the guaA gene encoding glutamine-hydrolyzing GMP synthase: MDIHGEKILILDFGSQYTQLIARRLRELGVYCEIHPCTASADAIRAFKPRGVVLSGGPASVLAADSPRADKVVFELGVPVLGVCYGLQLMAHELGGKVGNAAHREFGPATIDASSACELFQGLPPRLDVWMSHGDRVEALPPGFEPVASTPSAPYAAVEDRRRRFFGVQFHPEVVHTPRGAELLKNFAYAVCGCSGQWSMRAYVDVAVEQIRAQVGPDGHALCALSGGVDSAVAALLVHRAIGDRLRCVFVDNGVLREGERAQVEEVFGRMFHLPLVTADASKRFLSKLAGVTDPEQKRKIIGREFIAVFEEQVEEFARHGERADFLVQGTLYPDVIESVSFKGPSATIKSHHNVGGLPEVMKLGLVEPLRELFKDEVRRLGLELGLPKEIVQRQPFPGPGLAIRVLGEVTEERLSILRKADTIVQQEIRAAGLYEQLWQAFAVLLPVRSVGVMGDERTYENTCAVRAIESTDGMTGDWARLPYDLLARVSSRIINEVRGINRVVYDVSSKPPATIEWE; encoded by the coding sequence TTGGACATCCACGGCGAGAAGATCCTCATCCTCGACTTCGGGTCGCAGTACACCCAGCTCATCGCGCGCCGGCTGCGCGAGCTCGGCGTCTACTGCGAGATCCACCCGTGCACCGCGAGCGCCGACGCCATCCGGGCCTTCAAGCCGCGCGGCGTGGTGCTCTCCGGCGGCCCGGCGTCGGTGCTGGCCGCGGACAGCCCGCGGGCCGACAAGGTGGTCTTCGAGCTCGGCGTCCCCGTGCTCGGCGTCTGCTACGGCCTGCAGCTCATGGCCCACGAGCTCGGCGGCAAGGTCGGGAACGCGGCCCACCGCGAGTTCGGCCCCGCCACCATCGACGCCTCCTCGGCCTGTGAGCTCTTCCAGGGCCTGCCGCCCCGGCTCGACGTCTGGATGAGCCACGGCGACCGCGTCGAGGCGCTGCCGCCGGGGTTCGAGCCGGTCGCCTCCACCCCGAGCGCGCCGTACGCCGCGGTCGAGGACCGGCGGCGCCGCTTCTTCGGCGTGCAGTTCCACCCCGAGGTGGTGCACACGCCGCGCGGCGCGGAGCTCCTCAAGAACTTCGCCTACGCGGTCTGCGGCTGCAGCGGCCAGTGGTCGATGCGGGCCTACGTGGACGTCGCGGTGGAGCAGATCCGGGCCCAGGTCGGCCCGGACGGCCACGCGCTCTGCGCGCTCTCCGGCGGCGTGGACTCGGCCGTGGCCGCGCTCCTCGTGCACCGCGCCATCGGCGACCGGCTCCGCTGCGTCTTCGTGGACAACGGCGTGCTGCGGGAGGGGGAGCGGGCGCAGGTGGAGGAGGTCTTCGGGCGGATGTTCCACCTCCCGCTCGTGACCGCCGACGCCTCGAAGCGGTTCCTGTCGAAGCTCGCCGGGGTGACCGATCCCGAGCAGAAGCGGAAGATCATCGGCCGCGAGTTCATCGCGGTCTTCGAGGAGCAGGTGGAGGAGTTCGCCCGCCACGGCGAGCGGGCCGACTTCCTCGTCCAGGGCACGCTCTACCCCGACGTCATCGAGTCGGTCTCCTTCAAGGGCCCCTCGGCCACGATCAAGAGCCACCACAACGTGGGCGGGCTCCCCGAGGTGATGAAGCTCGGCCTCGTCGAGCCCCTGCGCGAGCTCTTCAAGGACGAGGTGCGGCGGCTCGGGCTCGAGCTCGGCCTCCCCAAGGAGATCGTGCAGCGGCAGCCGTTCCCCGGCCCGGGGCTCGCCATCCGCGTCCTCGGCGAGGTCACCGAGGAGCGGCTCTCGATCCTGCGCAAGGCCGACACCATCGTGCAGCAGGAGATCCGCGCCGCCGGGCTGTACGAGCAGCTCTGGCAGGCCTTCGCGGTGCTCCTCCCGGTCCGCAGCGTCGGCGTGATGGGCGACGAGCGCACCTACGAGAACACCTGCGCCGTCCGCGCCATCGAGTCCACCGACGGCATGACCGGCGACTGGGCGCGGCTGCCGTACGACCTGCTGGCGCGCGTCTCGTCGCGGATCATCAACGAGGTCCGCGGCATCAACCGGGTGGTCTACGACGTCTCGTCGAAGCCCCCGGCCACCATCGAGTGGGAGTAG
- a CDS encoding DedA family protein produces the protein MLEHFVDMLRGQSLEASAGFVFGMLLLCGFGLPLPEDVVLVTGGVLAWLASSLEESTLRGMISDPSLLTMVAVGLAGIVAGDSVIYWMGRRLGSRVAEIPGLRRLVTPEKLEQVEKLMRRRGKVVVVIARYLPGLRAPTYFTVGHSRVPYLQFVFFDAVAALVSAPLFVGLGFYFGDDIELAARAASRFSHYILIAVALVLAVAAFRWMRRRAARAETAGPAEPPMGGR, from the coding sequence GTGCTGGAGCACTTCGTCGACATGCTGCGGGGCCAGTCGCTCGAGGCGAGCGCCGGCTTCGTCTTTGGCATGCTCCTCCTGTGCGGCTTCGGCCTGCCGCTCCCCGAGGACGTGGTGCTGGTCACGGGCGGCGTCCTCGCCTGGCTCGCCTCGTCGCTCGAGGAGAGCACGCTGCGCGGGATGATCTCCGACCCGTCGCTCCTCACCATGGTGGCGGTGGGGCTGGCCGGGATCGTGGCGGGGGACTCGGTCATCTACTGGATGGGCCGCCGGCTCGGCTCGCGGGTCGCCGAGATCCCCGGGCTGCGCCGGCTCGTGACGCCGGAGAAGCTCGAGCAGGTGGAGAAGCTGATGCGCCGCCGCGGCAAGGTGGTGGTGGTCATCGCCCGCTACCTGCCCGGGCTGCGCGCCCCCACCTACTTCACGGTGGGGCACTCGCGCGTCCCCTACCTCCAGTTCGTCTTCTTCGACGCGGTGGCCGCGCTGGTCTCGGCGCCGCTGTTCGTCGGCCTCGGGTTCTACTTCGGCGACGACATCGAGCTCGCCGCCCGCGCGGCGAGCCGCTTCAGCCACTACATCCTCATCGCGGTGGCGCTGGTGCTGGCCGTCGCCGCGTTCCGCTGGATGCGCCGGCGCGCCGCCCGGGCCGAGACCGCCGGCCCCGCCGAGCCGCCCATGGGCGGCCGCTAG
- the guaB gene encoding IMP dehydrogenase, with translation MLNRDDLREALTFDDVLLVPGESDVLPKSVETGSRLTRHIHLNIPLVSAAMDTVTEAQMAIAMASVGGMGFIHKNLTVEQQAAEVLKVKKYESAVVGDPITIEPEARLAQAVALMRENGISGIPVTRKGRLVGILTNRDLRFEKNLEQRVEEVMTTDLVTAREGVQIEEAKDLLHRHRIEKLLVVNEAFELKGLITIKDIEKIQKHPNAAKDKLGRLLCGAAVGVGPDREARIAALLKAGADVIAIDTAHGHSKGVIDAVRATRANFKGVELVAGNVATAEACEALCQAGVDAVKVGIGPGSICTTRVVAGVGVPQVTAVDDCSRAAEKHGIPVISDGGIKYSGDMVKALAAGASCVMIGSLFAGTEEAPGEVILYQGRSYKSYRGMGSIGAMKEGSKDRYFQADVSEAEKLVPEGIEGRVPYKGPVAMNVYQLVGGLRSGMGYLGCKNIPELRQKPRFIRISSAGLRESHVHDVIITQEAPNYRVD, from the coding sequence ATGCTCAATCGCGACGATCTTCGAGAAGCTCTCACCTTCGACGACGTCCTGCTGGTCCCGGGAGAGAGCGACGTCCTCCCGAAGTCCGTAGAGACCGGCTCGCGCCTGACCCGCCACATCCACCTCAACATCCCGCTCGTCTCGGCCGCGATGGACACGGTCACCGAGGCGCAGATGGCCATCGCCATGGCGTCGGTGGGCGGCATGGGCTTCATCCACAAGAACCTCACCGTCGAGCAGCAGGCGGCCGAGGTCCTCAAGGTGAAGAAGTACGAGTCGGCGGTGGTGGGCGACCCCATCACCATCGAGCCCGAGGCCCGCCTCGCCCAGGCCGTCGCGCTCATGCGCGAGAACGGCATCAGCGGCATCCCGGTGACGCGGAAGGGGCGGCTGGTGGGCATCCTCACCAACCGCGACCTGCGCTTCGAGAAGAACCTCGAGCAGCGGGTCGAGGAGGTGATGACCACGGACCTCGTCACCGCGCGCGAGGGCGTCCAGATCGAGGAGGCGAAGGACCTCCTCCACCGCCACCGCATCGAGAAGCTCCTGGTGGTGAACGAGGCCTTCGAGCTCAAGGGCCTCATCACCATCAAGGACATCGAGAAGATCCAGAAGCACCCGAACGCCGCCAAGGACAAGCTCGGCCGCCTGCTCTGCGGCGCCGCGGTGGGCGTGGGGCCCGACCGCGAGGCCCGCATCGCCGCGCTCCTCAAGGCCGGCGCCGACGTCATCGCCATCGACACCGCCCACGGCCACTCGAAGGGCGTCATCGACGCGGTCCGCGCCACCAGGGCCAACTTCAAGGGCGTCGAGCTGGTCGCCGGCAACGTGGCCACCGCCGAGGCCTGCGAGGCGCTCTGCCAGGCCGGCGTGGACGCCGTGAAGGTCGGCATCGGCCCCGGCTCGATCTGCACCACCCGCGTGGTGGCCGGGGTGGGCGTGCCCCAGGTGACCGCGGTGGACGACTGCTCCCGCGCCGCCGAGAAGCACGGGATCCCCGTCATCTCCGACGGCGGCATCAAGTACTCGGGCGACATGGTGAAGGCGCTCGCCGCCGGCGCGTCCTGCGTGATGATCGGCTCGCTCTTCGCCGGCACCGAGGAGGCGCCGGGCGAGGTGATCCTGTACCAGGGGCGCAGCTACAAGAGCTACCGCGGCATGGGCTCCATCGGCGCCATGAAGGAGGGGTCGAAGGACCGCTACTTCCAGGCCGACGTCTCCGAGGCCGAGAAGCTCGTGCCCGAGGGCATCGAGGGGCGCGTGCCGTACAAGGGCCCGGTGGCGATGAACGTCTACCAGCTCGTCGGCGGCCTCCGCAGCGGCATGGGCTACCTCGGCTGCAAGAACATCCCCGAGCTCCGCCAGAAGCCGCGCTTCATCCGCATCTCCAGCGCCGGGCTGCGCGAGAGCCACGTGCACGACGTGATCATCACCCAGGAAGCCCCGAACTACCGGGTCGACTAG
- a CDS encoding TIGR02266 family protein, whose amino-acid sequence MSADDKRGGDRVPIGLVVRLAYESTDEFVDRYAVNISRGGMFVRTRDTWPVATVIAFELRLRSGEKVVRGRGTVRWVAEAGGAARNPGMGIEFLALDEESQQLVERMVRVREKRGLWASLGEPPAPPARPAAPASAPAATAAAPAAPARAAPAPAASRPAEPPPAPKAPPAAAPPPKAPPALESPPPPKPPPAPAQADLSAPHVPGKLEQRGAAPVEVGLPEAPAAPARPSKAIIGIDLGTTNSCAALVVDRKPFVVPSREGHNTVPSVVALNARNRIVVGHLAKAQLLTNPRHTVQGAKRLVGRPWDSPQVQQLREKFAYDIVPGAEGLAAVRLGATTLSLEQVSALILKEVREVAQNHLGAEVNRAVVTVPAYYNERQRAAVRAAGALAGLKVERILNEPTAAALAYAHGKQLRQRVLVYDLGGGTFDASLLELSDNVYEVVSTGGDPFLGGVDFDHRILDRLLTAYHEQVGRKFDGDRVALSRMVDAAERAKCALSERQDFQIDLPYLALVDGQPVGLKLALSRAEIQALVEPLVDRTIEVCREVLAARSLQVSDVHEVLLVGGQSRMPLVHRKVEAFFGRAPSRAVHPDEAVALGAALLADSWGTADGPVLVDVVPMSIGIGLPGGRVKTIIERNTSLPVRKQYSLSTTRDGQDQFELVVLQGEGATVDACEYLGTLTLSGLPKGPRGMVKVGITFELGAECLLDVTAREIHTGRTVKTSFSMRDGVLAARKRLGVKGPAAESPSMPAAAANGPAEPAASAPVDVPVTVALPLPARGPEAAPVAAPATRRGGFLGLLRRLFGRRAA is encoded by the coding sequence GTGTCCGCCGACGACAAGCGTGGGGGCGATCGGGTTCCGATCGGACTGGTGGTCCGGCTCGCCTACGAGAGCACCGACGAGTTCGTGGATCGCTACGCGGTGAACATCTCGCGGGGCGGGATGTTCGTGCGGACCCGCGACACCTGGCCCGTCGCGACGGTGATCGCCTTCGAGCTCCGCCTGCGCTCGGGCGAGAAGGTGGTCCGCGGCCGGGGGACCGTGCGCTGGGTCGCCGAGGCCGGCGGCGCGGCCCGCAACCCGGGCATGGGGATCGAGTTCCTCGCCCTCGACGAGGAGTCGCAGCAGCTCGTGGAGCGGATGGTGCGCGTCCGCGAGAAGCGCGGGCTCTGGGCGAGCCTCGGCGAGCCCCCTGCCCCGCCCGCGCGCCCCGCCGCACCGGCGTCCGCCCCCGCCGCGACCGCCGCAGCGCCGGCCGCCCCGGCCCGGGCCGCCCCGGCCCCGGCCGCCAGCCGCCCCGCGGAGCCGCCGCCCGCGCCGAAGGCTCCGCCCGCCGCCGCGCCGCCACCGAAGGCGCCCCCCGCCCTCGAGTCGCCGCCGCCCCCGAAGCCGCCGCCCGCGCCGGCCCAGGCCGACCTCTCCGCCCCCCACGTCCCCGGCAAGCTCGAGCAGCGCGGCGCCGCGCCGGTGGAGGTCGGCCTCCCCGAGGCGCCGGCCGCGCCGGCCCGCCCGTCCAAGGCGATCATCGGCATCGACCTCGGCACGACCAACTCCTGCGCCGCGCTGGTGGTCGATCGCAAGCCGTTCGTGGTCCCGTCTCGCGAGGGGCACAACACGGTCCCGTCGGTGGTGGCGCTCAACGCCCGCAACCGGATCGTGGTGGGCCACCTCGCGAAGGCGCAGCTCCTCACCAACCCGCGCCACACCGTGCAGGGCGCGAAGCGGCTCGTCGGGCGCCCCTGGGACTCGCCGCAGGTGCAGCAGCTCCGGGAGAAGTTCGCCTACGACATCGTGCCGGGCGCGGAGGGGCTCGCCGCCGTCCGCCTCGGCGCCACCACGCTCTCGCTCGAGCAGGTCTCGGCCCTCATCCTGAAGGAGGTCCGGGAGGTCGCCCAGAACCACCTCGGCGCCGAGGTCAACCGCGCGGTCGTCACCGTCCCCGCCTACTACAACGAGCGGCAGCGCGCGGCGGTCCGCGCCGCCGGCGCGCTCGCCGGGCTCAAGGTGGAGCGGATCCTGAACGAGCCGACGGCGGCCGCCCTGGCCTACGCCCACGGCAAGCAGCTCCGCCAGCGCGTGCTGGTGTACGACCTCGGCGGCGGCACCTTCGACGCCTCGCTCCTCGAGCTCTCCGACAACGTGTACGAGGTGGTCTCCACCGGCGGCGACCCGTTCCTGGGCGGCGTGGACTTCGACCACCGGATCCTCGACCGGCTCCTCACCGCCTACCACGAGCAGGTCGGGCGCAAGTTCGACGGCGACCGGGTGGCGCTCTCGCGCATGGTGGACGCGGCGGAGCGGGCCAAGTGCGCGCTCTCGGAGCGGCAGGACTTCCAGATCGACCTGCCCTACCTGGCCCTCGTGGACGGCCAGCCGGTGGGGCTCAAGCTCGCGCTCTCGCGCGCCGAGATCCAGGCGCTGGTCGAGCCGCTCGTGGACCGGACCATCGAGGTCTGCCGCGAGGTGCTCGCCGCCCGCTCGCTCCAGGTCTCGGACGTGCACGAGGTGCTCCTCGTCGGCGGCCAGTCGCGGATGCCGCTCGTGCACCGGAAGGTGGAGGCCTTCTTCGGCCGCGCGCCCTCCCGCGCCGTCCACCCCGACGAGGCGGTGGCGCTCGGCGCGGCGCTCCTCGCCGACTCGTGGGGCACGGCGGACGGGCCGGTGCTGGTGGACGTGGTCCCGATGAGCATCGGGATCGGGCTGCCCGGCGGGCGCGTCAAGACCATCATCGAGCGGAACACCTCGCTGCCGGTCCGCAAGCAGTACAGCCTCTCGACCACCCGCGACGGCCAGGACCAGTTCGAGCTGGTGGTGCTGCAGGGCGAGGGCGCCACGGTGGACGCCTGCGAGTACCTCGGGACCCTCACCCTCTCCGGCCTGCCGAAGGGGCCGCGCGGGATGGTGAAGGTGGGCATCACCTTCGAGCTCGGCGCGGAGTGCCTGCTCGACGTCACCGCCCGCGAGATCCACACCGGCCGCACCGTGAAGACCAGCTTCTCGATGCGCGACGGCGTGCTCGCGGCGCGCAAGCGGCTGGGGGTGAAGGGGCCGGCGGCGGAGAGCCCGTCGATGCCGGCCGCGGCCGCCAACGGCCCCGCCGAGCCGGCCGCGAGCGCGCCGGTGGACGTCCCCGTCACCGTGGCCCTGCCGCTCCCGGCCCGCGGCCCCGAGGCGGCTCCGGTCGCCGCGCCCGCGACCCGGCGGGGCGGGTTCCTGGGCCTGCTGCGCCGGCTCTTCGGCCGCCGGGCGGCGTGA